The region ATCTCGCCCGGCTGCTTCATGTGCGGGTCGGCGTAGTACGTGATCCCGGCATGCCGGATCCGCTCGAACGCCGCATCGAACTCATCGTCGGAGATGAGGAAGGCGTAGTGCTGCACGGTGATCGACCCGGCCGGGATGCCGGCGAAGTCCAGAGTGACGCCATTGCTGGTGGTGACGGGGATGAACGGTCCCCACTCGATACCGACCTCAAGGCCCAGGATCCTCGCCAGGAACTCGGCGGATTCCCGGTTGTTCCGGGCGTGAACGATGGTGTGGTTCAACTCGACTGACATGTGCGGAATGCCTCCGTAAGGCACCTCGCGCAAACCCGCCAACTTGGGCACCGCTTAACAAGTTACACCCACGACCTCGGCGACGGCTTCCACGCCTCGGTCGGGCTCAACCGCGCATCGAAGCACCACCCGCTGATGGTCAACCCAGTGGTCGGGCTGCGCTACGACCCCCTGGAACGGCTCCTCGCCGAGATCGCCGGGACCGCATCACCGACGTCGGCCACGATCGCCCACTCGGTTGGCTACCTCACCCCTGGGCACAGCTTCCTGCAACTGCGAGTCGCCGAACCGGGCGACGCGGAACGGGCCGCCGACGAGCTGCACGAACTTGTTCAGACCTATGGCCTGCCGTTCGCCGGGCAGCACGCGAGCACAGATGCCCTGCTGACCGCCCTTCGCGCAGGCGGGAACGTGCCCAACCCCGACCGGACCCGGATTCTCATCCCAGCCCTGCATTTCCTGCGCGGGGACATGAGCCAGACCCGCTCGTGCCTCGCCAACCACGGGCAGAACACGAGCATGCCGGTCGTCGCCGAATACCACCGATTCGCCAACGCGCTGACCACACGACTGTCGGCATGAACCAGAGGTTGCGCAGCCGACTGCCAATGCTCCATCAGCCACGACCACGAAGTTCTGCTGGAGTGCTGGCTGTTCCGGGCCCTGCGCCGGTGTGGGTGTCGTCCCCGGCGCAGGGCGGCGGGTCTCAGTAGTCGGTGCCGCTGATGTCGATGCCGCCGATGAGGGACCCCGACTCCTCGAACCCGCCGTGCGCGCGGGTGATGCCCCACGGGCCGCCGAGGTTCTCGTAGGAGAAGCCCCCGCGGGCCGCTTCCTTGCCGGCGAACCATCCGCTGTCGCTCGTGGCGGCGGCAGCGGGCCCGGCCGCCAGGAAAGCAGCGGCGGCAATACCCGTCA is a window of Streptomyces sp. NBC_01477 DNA encoding:
- a CDS encoding VOC family protein, with the translated sequence MSVELNHTIVHARNNRESAEFLARILGLEVGIEWGPFIPVTTSNGVTLDFAGIPAGSITVQHYAFLISDDEFDAAFERIRHAGITYYADPHMKQPGEINHHHGGRGLYFQDPAGHGMEIITRPYGSHAATPQH